A window of Mycolicibacterium fluoranthenivorans contains these coding sequences:
- a CDS encoding metallopeptidase family protein: MRGPLLPPTVPGWRSRAERFDMAVLEAYEPIERRWHDRVATLDVAVDEIPRIAPKDPESVQWPPEVVADGPIALARLIPAGVDVRGNSTRARIVLFRKPIERRAKDRDELSDLLHEVLVAQVATYLGVEPSVIDPSIDDD, from the coding sequence ATGCGCGGGCCGTTGCTCCCGCCTACCGTGCCGGGCTGGCGCAGTCGCGCGGAGCGATTCGACATGGCCGTGCTGGAAGCCTACGAACCGATCGAGCGCCGCTGGCATGACCGGGTGGCCACCCTCGACGTGGCGGTCGACGAGATTCCCCGCATCGCACCGAAGGATCCCGAGAGTGTGCAGTGGCCCCCGGAGGTGGTCGCCGACGGTCCCATCGCCCTGGCGCGCCTGATCCCCGCCGGCGTGGATGTGCGCGGCAACTCCACCCGCGCGCGAATTGTGTTGTTCCGCAAGCCGATAGAACGCCGCGCCAAGGACAGGGACGAACTGTCGGATCTTCTTCACGAAGTACTAGTGGCCCAGGTGGCCACCTATCTGGGTGTCGAGCCGTCGGTCATCGATCCCTCGATCGACGACGACTAG
- the madC gene encoding MadC family VWA domain-containing protein — translation MTPAQLLDAVAAAFGQLLRRSGVATSPAEVIEVRRVLGLLGASDRAVLRAALRATCAKYGREQRGFDRAFDAMFGASVPAHPQHEAGPSRAHTGSGLPDQLEIDDDVEVGRYAEYNERAAEVGDHFDTPEADKGFNPHKDDDDYSVTGADNELTVSAEADEGRRGVRYTVEVDRAASCAAGDLADSVGPVVAGSLSFDDPDSILAWLDTYDPGRTYGGDAGDPLTAEQLHQLTQAVEGFVAALAERAGLSAEPDGSGAPTDTGLAADIDLACHEVLRRMRGARRPRPREHGRGRLDMRRTSRTALRTDGVPFHLVRRTPLPDRIRLLVIADVSLSVRPVTAFTLRLAQAMHRRAHRCRVMAFVDRPVDVTEILLRAGGDDALAAVLAEAQLDLQASSDYGRVFGEMLGGQADALDSRTAVLIVGDGRSGGLPPGVDRLRALRRRVHRLAWVTPEPQRYWAQATCAMPDYAQICDRVVVASDAEGLAARAAELANALS, via the coding sequence ATGACACCGGCGCAGCTGCTCGACGCTGTCGCAGCGGCGTTCGGGCAGCTGCTGCGCAGATCCGGGGTGGCCACCTCCCCGGCCGAGGTGATCGAGGTGCGCCGGGTGCTCGGCCTGCTTGGCGCCTCCGACCGCGCGGTGCTGCGGGCCGCGCTGCGGGCCACCTGCGCGAAATACGGTCGTGAACAACGAGGTTTCGATCGTGCCTTCGACGCGATGTTCGGTGCCTCGGTGCCGGCACACCCGCAGCACGAGGCGGGCCCGAGCCGTGCTCACACCGGCTCGGGCCTGCCCGACCAACTCGAGATCGACGACGACGTGGAGGTGGGCCGGTACGCCGAGTACAACGAGCGTGCCGCGGAGGTGGGCGATCACTTCGACACCCCGGAGGCCGACAAGGGTTTCAACCCGCACAAAGACGATGACGACTACAGCGTGACGGGCGCCGACAATGAGTTGACGGTGTCCGCCGAGGCCGATGAGGGTCGTCGCGGCGTCCGCTACACGGTGGAGGTGGACCGGGCCGCGTCGTGCGCGGCCGGTGATCTCGCCGATTCCGTGGGACCGGTGGTGGCCGGTTCGTTGAGCTTCGATGATCCCGACTCCATCCTGGCCTGGCTGGACACCTACGACCCCGGCCGAACCTATGGCGGGGACGCCGGAGACCCCCTGACGGCCGAACAATTGCACCAGCTGACGCAGGCGGTCGAGGGGTTCGTCGCGGCGCTGGCTGAACGCGCCGGGCTCAGCGCCGAGCCCGACGGTTCGGGTGCACCGACGGATACCGGTCTGGCCGCCGACATCGATCTGGCCTGCCATGAGGTGCTGCGCCGGATGCGCGGGGCGCGCCGGCCCCGGCCCCGGGAGCACGGCCGGGGTCGGCTGGATATGCGTCGCACCAGCCGCACCGCCCTGCGCACCGACGGTGTCCCGTTCCACCTGGTGAGGCGTACGCCGTTGCCGGACCGGATTCGGCTGCTGGTGATCGCCGACGTCTCGCTGTCGGTGCGGCCGGTCACCGCCTTCACCCTGCGGCTGGCCCAGGCCATGCACCGGCGTGCGCACCGCTGCCGGGTGATGGCCTTCGTGGACCGTCCCGTCGATGTCACCGAGATCCTGCTGCGCGCCGGAGGTGACGACGCGCTGGCCGCCGTGTTGGCCGAGGCCCAGCTGGATCTGCAGGCCAGCAGCGACTACGGACGGGTGTTCGGCGAGATGCTGGGTGGTCAGGCCGATGCCTTGGACTCGCGCACCGCGGTGCTGATCGTCGGCGACGGCCGCAGCGGCGGGTTGCCGCCCGGCGTCGACCGGCTCCGGGCGCTGCGCCGGCGCGTGCACCGGCTGGCCTGGGTGACCCCGGAGCCGCAGCGGTATTGGGCGCAGGCCACCTGCGCCATGCCGGACTACGCGCAGATATGCGACAGAGTCGTCGTCGCCAGTGACGCCGAAGGTCTCGCCGCACGCGCGGCCGAACTGGCGAACGCCCTGTCCTGA
- a CDS encoding TobH protein: MTSRAATIDLDDTEGLIGADREGLLRAASMAGAQVRATASAVDEGALDGLGTERPRSLIWVAGRGAAEPAGALLAALSAGTAAEPIVIAPAVPPWIGPLDVLVVAGDDPGDPVLAAAVSTGVRRGARVVLAAPYEGPLGEAAGGRAAVLEPRLRVPPEFGLCRYLAVGLATLHHIDPAVQIDLTALADELDAEALRNSAGREVFTNAAKSLADRLADRNTVLTGDNPATLVLARHASAVLLRVGHRVVAAAGLSDALAALHSGAGVATAPDDMAALFHDEELDGPLPDRWRVLVLTLAAERAAVTARVGGHHPDLAMVGVQDVPDAFAAPVDPGRPEQQLATLAVRLEMAAVYLRLTRG; encoded by the coding sequence GTGACCTCGCGGGCCGCCACGATAGATCTCGACGACACCGAGGGATTGATCGGTGCCGACCGCGAGGGTCTGTTGCGTGCGGCATCGATGGCGGGAGCGCAGGTGCGTGCGACGGCATCGGCCGTCGACGAGGGTGCGCTCGACGGGTTGGGCACCGAGCGTCCACGCTCACTGATCTGGGTTGCCGGCCGCGGCGCCGCGGAGCCGGCGGGCGCCCTGCTGGCGGCCCTCTCGGCCGGGACGGCCGCCGAGCCGATCGTGATCGCTCCCGCGGTGCCGCCCTGGATCGGACCGCTGGACGTCCTCGTCGTCGCGGGTGATGATCCGGGTGACCCGGTGCTGGCCGCGGCGGTGTCGACCGGTGTCCGCCGGGGTGCGCGCGTGGTGCTGGCCGCACCGTACGAAGGGCCACTCGGCGAGGCGGCCGGCGGTCGGGCAGCCGTGCTCGAGCCGCGGTTGCGGGTGCCCCCGGAGTTCGGCCTGTGCCGCTATCTGGCCGTGGGCCTGGCGACACTGCACCACATCGACCCCGCCGTGCAGATCGACCTCACGGCGCTGGCCGACGAGCTCGACGCCGAGGCGTTGCGCAACAGCGCCGGCCGCGAGGTCTTCACCAATGCCGCCAAATCGCTGGCCGACCGCTTGGCCGACCGCAACACGGTGCTCACGGGTGACAATCCCGCCACGCTGGTGCTGGCGCGCCATGCCAGTGCCGTCCTGCTGCGGGTGGGGCACCGGGTGGTCGCCGCCGCCGGGCTGTCCGACGCCCTGGCCGCACTGCATTCGGGTGCCGGCGTCGCCACCGCCCCCGACGACATGGCGGCACTCTTCCACGATGAGGAACTGGACGGACCGCTGCCAGACCGCTGGCGGGTACTGGTGTTGACGCTGGCCGCCGAACGGGCCGCGGTGACGGCCCGCGTCGGCGGCCACCACCCCGACCTCGCCATGGTGGGTGTGCAGGACGTACCCGATGCTTTCGCGGCGCCCGTGGACCCCGGCCGGCCCGAGCAGCAGTTGGCGACATTGGCGGTGCGACTGGAGATGGCTGCTGTTTATCTTCGACTCACACGGGGCTGA
- a CDS encoding WhiB family transcriptional regulator, which translates to MDFDAAATDEEDDQWQERALCAQTDPEAFFPEKGGSTREAKRICLGCEVRDRCLEYALANDERFGIWGGLSERERRRLKRGII; encoded by the coding sequence ATGGATTTCGATGCGGCCGCGACCGACGAGGAAGACGATCAGTGGCAGGAGCGTGCCTTGTGCGCGCAAACCGACCCTGAGGCCTTCTTCCCGGAGAAGGGCGGCTCCACTCGGGAGGCCAAGCGCATCTGCTTGGGCTGTGAGGTGCGCGACCGTTGCCTGGAGTACGCACTGGCCAACGATGAGCGGTTCGGTATCTGGGGTGGCTTGTCAGAACGAGAACGGCGCCGCCTCAAGCGCGGCATCATCTGA
- the mdo gene encoding NDMA-dependent methanol dehydrogenase (This methanol dehydrogenase is considered a nicotinoprotein, since its NADP cofactor remains is not dissociable, but instead remains permanently bound. A member of this family has been shown to act as a formaldehyde dismutase, able to convert two molecules of formaldehyde (plus one water molecule) into one of methanol and one of formate, with no net change in its redox state. More recently, it was shown in Mycobacterium smegmatis that this enzyme is critical to ethanol utilization, for which the biosynthesis of the cofactor-like electron carrier mycofactocin is also required.) gives MAIELNQIWDFPIKEFHPFPRALLGVGAHDIIGVEARNLGFKRTLLMTTGLRGSGIIEELTGKIEYQGVEVVLYDKVESNPKDYNVMEAAALYQQEKCDSIISIGGGSSHDAAKGARVVIAHDGRNINEFEGFAKSTNKQNPPHIAVSTTAGTGSETSWAYVITDTSDMEHPHKWVGFDEATIVTLAIDDPLLYYTCPQHFTAYCGFDVLAHGSEPYVSRLDFAPSLGNALYSVELVAKHLREAVFEPRNLKAREGMMNAQYIAGQAFNSGGLGIVHSISHAVSAFFDSHHGLNNAIALPRVWEYNLPSRYERYAQLATAMGVDTRNMTTVQAADAAVEAAIRLSQDVGIPDNFSQVRTDSYAKNRMNTGKYAGKGERILGDDKTVLAISEHIQGDWCTPGNPREVTVESMVPVVGHAINESY, from the coding sequence ATGGCCATTGAGCTGAACCAGATTTGGGATTTCCCCATCAAGGAATTCCATCCGTTCCCGCGCGCGCTGCTCGGCGTCGGCGCCCACGACATCATCGGGGTGGAGGCCCGCAACCTCGGCTTCAAGCGCACTCTGCTGATGACCACCGGCCTGCGTGGTTCGGGCATCATCGAGGAACTCACCGGCAAGATCGAGTACCAGGGCGTCGAGGTCGTGCTCTACGACAAGGTGGAGTCCAACCCCAAGGACTACAACGTCATGGAGGCGGCCGCGCTCTACCAGCAGGAAAAGTGCGACAGCATCATCTCCATCGGCGGCGGCTCCAGCCACGACGCCGCCAAGGGTGCCCGCGTGGTGATCGCCCACGACGGCCGCAACATCAACGAGTTCGAGGGCTTCGCCAAGTCCACCAACAAGCAGAATCCGCCGCATATCGCGGTATCCACGACGGCCGGGACCGGTTCGGAGACCTCGTGGGCCTACGTCATCACCGACACCTCCGATATGGAGCACCCGCACAAGTGGGTCGGCTTCGACGAGGCCACCATCGTGACCCTGGCCATCGACGATCCGCTGCTGTACTACACCTGCCCCCAGCACTTCACCGCCTACTGCGGCTTCGACGTGCTGGCGCACGGCAGCGAGCCGTACGTGTCGCGGCTGGATTTCGCGCCGTCGCTCGGAAATGCCCTGTACTCAGTGGAACTCGTGGCCAAGCACCTGCGTGAGGCGGTGTTCGAACCGCGCAACCTGAAGGCCCGCGAAGGCATGATGAACGCGCAGTACATCGCCGGGCAGGCGTTCAACTCCGGCGGTCTGGGCATCGTACACTCGATCAGCCACGCGGTCTCGGCGTTCTTCGACAGCCATCACGGGCTCAACAACGCCATCGCGCTGCCGCGGGTGTGGGAGTACAACCTGCCCTCGCGTTACGAGCGCTACGCGCAGCTGGCCACCGCCATGGGCGTGGACACCCGCAACATGACCACCGTGCAGGCGGCCGACGCGGCGGTCGAGGCGGCCATCCGGCTGTCCCAGGATGTCGGCATCCCGGACAACTTCTCCCAGGTGCGCACGGACTCCTACGCGAAGAACCGGATGAACACGGGCAAGTACGCCGGCAAGGGTGAGCGCATCTTGGGCGACGACAAGACCGTGCTGGCCATCTCCGAGCACATCCAGGGCGACTGGTGCACACCCGGCAACCCACGCGAGGTCACGGTGGAATCGATGGTCCCGGTCGTCGGGCACGCGATCAACGAGTCCTATTAG
- a CDS encoding acyltransferase, translated as MIPTEPASGGLARQLRRFTPTKFTALLRWINLRLRVKDMQAPPFWIGRGFHLHVQPGAKIRGCKSLFIDRHNDWRIEGELIVGDNVRFAPKVTLSVHDKIVIGANSQFAECVSVHDNTHVGADNDVPFHFRPRDAAPIIVGENVWVGAKATILMGVTIGDNVVIGANAVVTRDIPPGVIVGGVPAKIIGQTVKTTDAAAE; from the coding sequence GTGATTCCGACGGAGCCCGCGAGCGGCGGACTGGCGCGACAGCTGAGGCGTTTCACCCCCACGAAATTCACGGCGTTGCTGCGGTGGATCAACCTGCGGTTGCGCGTCAAGGATATGCAGGCCCCGCCGTTCTGGATCGGGCGCGGGTTTCACCTGCATGTCCAGCCGGGCGCCAAGATCCGGGGTTGTAAATCACTGTTCATCGATCGTCACAACGACTGGCGTATCGAAGGCGAACTCATCGTCGGTGACAATGTCCGGTTCGCCCCCAAGGTCACACTGTCGGTGCACGACAAGATCGTCATCGGTGCGAATTCACAGTTCGCCGAATGCGTGTCCGTCCACGACAACACCCACGTGGGTGCCGACAACGATGTCCCGTTCCACTTCCGCCCGCGCGACGCGGCACCGATCATCGTCGGTGAGAACGTCTGGGTGGGCGCCAAGGCCACCATCCTGATGGGTGTGACCATCGGTGACAACGTGGTCATCGGCGCAAATGCGGTCGTCACCCGTGACATTCCGCCGGGGGTCATCGTCGGCGGGGTGCCCGCCAAGATCATCGGCCAGACGGTCAAGACGACCGACGCCGCCGCCGAGTAG
- a CDS encoding DUF3499 domain-containing protein, which produces MNVPRRCCRPGCPHYAVATLTFVYSDSTAVVGPLATVSEPHSWDLCVVHAGRITAPRGWELVRHAGPLPSHPDEDDLVALADAVRERNDGLPSLVNGVTAGFSDPSTGLPGGALIAPPVRRPESNGRRRGHLRVLPDPPDTGTE; this is translated from the coding sequence GTGAATGTTCCCCGTCGCTGCTGCAGGCCCGGGTGCCCGCACTACGCCGTGGCGACGCTGACCTTCGTCTATTCGGACTCGACAGCTGTCGTCGGACCCCTGGCGACCGTGTCGGAGCCGCACTCGTGGGATCTGTGCGTCGTGCACGCCGGACGTATCACCGCGCCGCGCGGCTGGGAACTGGTCCGGCACGCCGGACCGTTGCCCTCGCATCCCGACGAGGACGATCTGGTGGCGCTGGCCGACGCGGTGCGTGAACGCAACGACGGTCTGCCCTCGTTGGTGAACGGTGTGACCGCCGGTTTCTCGGACCCGTCGACGGGACTTCCGGGGGGTGCGCTGATCGCGCCGCCGGTGCGCCGACCGGAATCCAACGGCCGCCGGCGCGGGCATTTGCGGGTGTTACCCGACCCGCCCGACACCGGTACGGAATAG
- a CDS encoding phosphomannomutase/phosphoglucomutase, translated as MPRPAAAVNAVIKAYDVRGLVGEQIDEAFVRDVGGAFARLVRDEAGSGGLKRPVTQVVIGHDMRSSSPSLADAFAEGVTAQGLDVVRIGLASTDQLYFASGLLDCPGAMFTASHNPAAYNGIKLCRAGAKPVGKDTGLATISAEVIDGVPGYDGQPGTVTDRDVLADYGAFLRSLVDLSELRPLRVAVDAGNGMGGHTTPAVLGAIPGVTVLPLFFELDGTFPNHEANPLDPANLVDLQAHVLATGADIGLAFDGDADRCFVVDERGAAVSPSAVTALVAGRELGREIGATVIYNLITSRAVPELIVERGGTAVRSRVGHSYIKALMADTGAIFGGEHSAHYYFRDFWGADSGMLAALHVLAALGEQQRPLSELMADYQRYEASGELNFTVSDAPAVVESVLTAFGSRINSIDHLDGVTVDIGEGRWFNLRTSNTEPLLRLNVEARTAEEVDEIVEEVAALIAAAVHGGGAPPESESVP; from the coding sequence ATGCCTCGGCCCGCCGCCGCAGTCAACGCTGTGATCAAGGCCTATGACGTTCGCGGGCTGGTCGGTGAGCAGATCGACGAGGCATTCGTCCGCGATGTCGGGGGAGCCTTCGCCAGGCTGGTGCGCGACGAGGCCGGATCCGGTGGGCTGAAGCGACCCGTCACCCAGGTGGTGATCGGCCACGATATGCGCAGCAGCTCACCGTCGCTGGCCGATGCGTTCGCCGAAGGTGTCACGGCGCAGGGTTTGGACGTGGTCCGGATCGGGCTGGCCTCGACCGATCAGCTGTACTTCGCGTCCGGGCTGCTGGACTGCCCTGGCGCCATGTTCACCGCCAGTCACAACCCCGCTGCCTACAACGGCATCAAGCTGTGCCGGGCCGGCGCCAAGCCGGTCGGGAAGGACACCGGGCTGGCCACCATCAGCGCCGAGGTCATCGACGGCGTGCCCGGATACGACGGGCAGCCGGGCACGGTGACCGACCGCGACGTCCTCGCCGATTACGGCGCGTTCCTGCGCTCGTTGGTCGACCTCTCCGAACTTCGCCCGCTGCGTGTCGCGGTCGACGCGGGTAACGGCATGGGTGGCCACACCACACCGGCCGTTCTCGGCGCGATCCCCGGCGTGACGGTGCTGCCGCTGTTCTTCGAACTCGACGGCACCTTCCCGAACCATGAGGCCAACCCGCTGGATCCGGCCAACCTGGTCGATCTGCAGGCACATGTCCTCGCCACCGGGGCCGATATCGGATTGGCTTTCGACGGTGACGCGGACCGGTGCTTCGTGGTCGACGAACGCGGCGCCGCCGTGTCGCCGTCGGCGGTGACCGCGCTGGTCGCCGGTCGCGAGCTCGGCCGTGAGATCGGCGCGACGGTCATCTACAACCTCATCACCTCGCGCGCGGTCCCCGAGCTGATCGTCGAACGTGGCGGCACCGCGGTGCGGTCCCGGGTCGGGCACTCCTACATCAAGGCGCTGATGGCCGACACCGGCGCCATTTTCGGCGGCGAGCACTCGGCGCACTATTACTTCCGGGACTTCTGGGGTGCCGACTCCGGGATGCTCGCGGCCCTGCATGTGCTCGCCGCGCTGGGGGAGCAGCAGCGCCCGTTGTCGGAGCTGATGGCCGACTACCAGCGCTACGAGGCGTCCGGGGAGCTCAACTTCACCGTCAGCGATGCCCCCGCCGTCGTCGAGTCGGTGCTCACCGCCTTCGGTAGCCGCATCAATTCGATCGACCATCTCGACGGGGTCACCGTCGACATCGGTGAGGGTCGTTGGTTCAACCTGCGCACCTCCAACACCGAGCCGTTGCTGCGGCTCAACGTCGAGGCTCGCACGGCCGAGGAAGTCGACGAGATCGTCGAGGAAGTGGCCGCGTTGATAGCCGCTGCGGTGCACGGTGGCGGCGCGCCACCGGAAAGCGAGTCGGTGCCGTGA
- a CDS encoding MadB family AAA-type ATPase — translation MTAVPVHNLDELVTYSSASDLAAALREQDYIADDDLATVVHLATALDRPLLLEGPAGVGKTELAKALAAASGRRLIRLQCYEGLDDNRVLYEWDYAKQLLHVQMLRDRITASTKDIGDVEEASRYLSERDFGLYSEAFLSVRPLLESVLSEQPVVLLVDEVDRTEEAMEALLLEVLAERQVTIPEIGTFVARSVPWVVLTSNDTRELSAALKRRCLHYHLDFPTPQRERAIVGVRAPQVEPAVVAGVVELARTLRELPLRKSPSISEVIDAARAAAILGTHDDALLLSALVKFTSDRDIALRHLASAPEVSTDTGTPERVTVASRPANTTTATFRGRGGGSGHSRGGANSRAGQSGKR, via the coding sequence ATGACCGCTGTGCCGGTCCACAACCTTGATGAGCTCGTCACCTATTCCAGTGCAAGCGATCTGGCGGCGGCGTTGCGCGAGCAGGACTACATCGCCGATGACGATCTGGCCACCGTGGTGCATTTGGCGACCGCGCTGGATCGCCCGCTGCTGTTGGAGGGACCGGCCGGTGTCGGCAAGACCGAACTGGCCAAGGCGCTCGCCGCCGCGAGCGGCCGCCGGCTGATCCGACTGCAGTGCTACGAGGGTCTCGACGACAACCGGGTGCTCTATGAGTGGGACTATGCCAAGCAACTGCTGCACGTGCAGATGCTGCGCGACCGGATCACCGCCTCCACCAAGGACATCGGCGATGTCGAGGAGGCCTCCCGGTATCTGTCCGAGCGTGATTTCGGACTGTACTCGGAGGCGTTCCTGTCGGTGCGGCCACTGCTGGAGTCGGTGCTCTCCGAGCAACCGGTGGTGCTGCTGGTCGATGAGGTCGACCGCACCGAGGAAGCCATGGAGGCGTTACTGCTGGAGGTGCTTGCCGAGCGGCAGGTGACCATCCCCGAGATCGGCACGTTCGTCGCGCGTTCGGTGCCGTGGGTGGTGCTGACGTCCAATGACACCAGGGAGTTGTCCGCCGCGCTGAAGCGTCGCTGCCTGCACTACCACCTCGATTTCCCCACCCCGCAACGAGAACGGGCGATCGTCGGGGTGCGCGCTCCGCAGGTGGAACCGGCGGTCGTCGCCGGAGTCGTGGAGCTGGCCCGGACCCTGCGTGAGCTTCCGCTGCGCAAGAGTCCGTCCATCTCCGAGGTGATCGACGCAGCCCGGGCGGCCGCGATCCTCGGTACCCACGACGATGCGCTCCTGTTGTCGGCGCTGGTGAAGTTCACCAGTGATCGCGATATCGCCTTGCGGCACTTGGCCTCCGCACCCGAGGTGTCGACTGACACCGGCACGCCGGAGCGGGTCACGGTGGCATCGCGGCCCGCCAACACCACGACCGCGACGTTCCGCGGGCGGGGTGGCGGGAGCGGGCACAGCCGGGGTGGCGCGAACAGCCGGGCTGGTCAGAGCGGCAAGCGATGA
- the manA gene encoding mannose-6-phosphate isomerase, class I: MQLLRGAIRTYAWGSRTAIAEFTGRPAPTAHPEAELWLGAHPADPAWAEYPEGRRSLVEVIAADPEGQLGSVVRARFGDTLPFLVKVLAADEPLSLQAHPSTKQAIEGFEREDRQGVPLSSATRNYRDRSHKPELIVALEPFEALAGFRPVARTVELMRALAVPDLEPYIELLKDQSDADGLRALFTTWITAPQPDLDVLVPAVIDGAINYVRSGATEFAPVAKTLLELGERYPGDAGVLASMLLNRVHLEPGQAIYLSAGNLHAYLRGVGVEVMANSDNVLRGGLTPKHVDVPELLRVLDFEPVTEERLLPPVQQDGFARDYVTPAEEFAVSVLSFDGEDLSREIEVTCHHDGPQILLCSRGAAVVSTGSDSVKLEQGSAAWVSADDGPFRVVAEVPTALFRSTVGIPR; encoded by the coding sequence GTGCAGTTGTTACGCGGAGCGATACGGACCTACGCGTGGGGGTCGCGGACGGCGATCGCCGAGTTCACGGGTCGTCCGGCGCCTACCGCGCATCCAGAGGCAGAGTTGTGGCTCGGCGCGCACCCGGCCGATCCGGCGTGGGCGGAATATCCCGAGGGGCGACGATCTCTGGTGGAGGTGATCGCCGCCGACCCCGAGGGGCAGCTCGGCTCGGTGGTGCGCGCCCGGTTCGGAGATACCCTGCCCTTCCTGGTCAAAGTGCTCGCGGCCGACGAGCCGTTGTCACTTCAGGCCCATCCGAGCACGAAGCAGGCGATCGAGGGTTTCGAACGTGAGGACCGGCAGGGGGTCCCGCTGTCGTCGGCGACACGCAATTATCGGGATCGCAGCCACAAGCCGGAATTGATCGTCGCGCTCGAACCGTTCGAGGCCTTGGCCGGATTCCGTCCGGTCGCCCGCACCGTGGAACTCATGCGGGCACTGGCGGTCCCTGACCTCGAACCGTATATCGAGCTGCTGAAGGACCAGTCGGACGCCGACGGGCTGAGGGCGCTGTTCACCACGTGGATCACCGCGCCGCAACCTGACCTCGATGTCCTGGTTCCCGCCGTCATCGACGGTGCCATCAATTATGTACGTTCTGGTGCAACGGAATTCGCGCCGGTGGCCAAGACCCTGCTCGAACTCGGCGAGCGGTATCCCGGTGACGCCGGGGTGCTGGCCTCGATGCTGCTCAACCGGGTGCACCTGGAGCCGGGCCAGGCGATCTACCTCTCGGCCGGCAATCTGCACGCCTACCTGCGCGGGGTGGGTGTGGAGGTGATGGCCAACTCCGACAACGTGTTACGTGGTGGCCTCACGCCCAAGCACGTCGACGTGCCGGAGCTGTTGCGGGTGTTGGACTTCGAGCCGGTGACCGAGGAGCGTCTGTTGCCGCCCGTCCAGCAGGACGGGTTCGCACGTGATTACGTCACCCCCGCCGAGGAGTTCGCGGTGTCGGTGCTGTCGTTCGATGGCGAGGACCTCAGTCGGGAGATCGAGGTGACATGCCACCATGACGGGCCGCAGATCCTGTTGTGTTCGCGAGGTGCCGCCGTGGTGAGCACCGGATCGGATTCGGTGAAACTCGAACAGGGCAGTGCTGCGTGGGTTTCGGCCGACGACGGTCCGTTCCGCGTGGTGGCCGAGGTGCCCACGGCACTGTTCCGTTCGACGGTGGGAATCCCCCGGTGA